The following coding sequences lie in one Loxodonta africana isolate mLoxAfr1 chromosome X, mLoxAfr1.hap2, whole genome shotgun sequence genomic window:
- the OTUD6A gene encoding OTU domain-containing protein 6A encodes MEDPQRERQRMVRRHHLEKKELQARIQAMKNSVPKSDKRRRKQLFLEVARLEAEMEQKHCQELEKFQESFPDNSNLEGVAENLAKMDLENQPPRQSREQKRRERRAALVRERQERVLESEMEHLAGFRRDEEEKLSVILGAKNLEMKNMPADGHCMYRAIQDQLVFSVTVESLRSRTADYMQRHIDDFLPFFSDSETGDAYSRDEFLSYCKDIVRNASWGGQLELRALSHVLQTPIEVIQADSPVVVIGEEYAKKPLVLVYVRYACNLGEHYNSVKPLEASAVGGAAPRLF; translated from the coding sequence ATGGAAGATCCACAGAGAGAACGCCAGCGGATGGTACGGCGCCACCACCtcgagaagaaagagctgcaggCCCGCATCCAGGCCATGAAGAACTCGGTCCCAAAGAGCGACAAGAGAAGAAGAAAGCAGTTGTTCCTAGAAGTAGCCCGCCTCGAGGCCGAGATGGAGCAGAAGCACTGCCAGGAGTTGGAGAAGTTCCAGGAGAGCTTCCCTGACAACAGCAACCTCGAGGGTGTCGCTGAAAATCTTGCCAAGATGGATCTCGAGAACCAGCCTCCCCGCCAGTCCAGGGAACAGAAAAGGCGCGAAAGAAGGGCGGCCTTGGTGAGGGAACGCCAGGAGAGGGTCCTCGAGTCTGAGATGGAGCATCTCGCTGGTTTCCGCCGCGACGAGGAGGAGAAGCTCTCAGTCATCTTGGGGGCCAAGAATCTGGAGATGAAGAATATGCCGGCCGACGGCCACTGCATGTACCGCGCCATCCAAGACCAGCTGGTGTTCTCCGTGACCGTGGAGAGCTTGCGGAGCCGCACCGCTGACTACATGCAGAGGCACATCGATGACTTTCTGCCCTTCTTCAGCGACTCCGAAACCGGCGACGCCTACAGCCGCGATGAATTCTTGAGCTACTGCAAGGACATCGTGCGAAACGCGTCGTGGGGAGGCCAGCTCGAGCTGAGGGCCCTGTCGCACGTCCTGCAGACCCCTATCGAGGTGATCCAGGCCGACTCGCCCGTTGTCGTCATCGGGGAGGAGTACGCCAAGAAGCCGCTGGTCCTCGTCTATGTGCGCTACGCCTGCAACCTCGGCGAGCACTACAACTCCGTGAAGCCGCTGGAGGCAAGCGCCGTCGGGGGTGCAGCCCCCCGCCTCTTCTAg